The sequence below is a genomic window from Anopheles cruzii chromosome 3, idAnoCruzAS_RS32_06, whole genome shotgun sequence.
TTGCCGGAAAATGAAACTACAAACTACAACACCGGACGGCCGGGAGCTACTTTTTTCGGGGCTCAGCTCGCCGTCGGTGCATACATCACCATTTGTCGCTGGTTCGCCGAGTGGCTCGGTACCCTGATTACTGGGCGCCGCCGGCCCGGCTAACGACCACCAGGCCCCGGGTCCACCATGTCGTGATTTGGCTCCGGTTGGCTGCTCGGCTCTCGGCGGGCACATGCACATTACGCTGCAGTTGACGATGATATAGTGCCGCGGGGTCGCCTCGGTATCACTTTGCATCCCGAGCTGTCCTGAGCTGGCGCTGGGGTCCTTTGCGGCGTCCTGTCGCCATCGCCAGTCGGCACCGGTTGCCCGAGCTCGCCCCGAAGGACACCAGGGTGCAGggcgagcagcagcacagccAGCATCGCGGCGAGCAGCTGTATGCTTCGCCGGTGATTCCCGTTGGTGGTTGTCGCGCATCCGCGCTGCATTGCCGCAGGATGCTCTCCTGTGGTAACGATAGAAAAAGgagaacacaaacacaaaggTTGGGTTGCGAAACAGTGACACTGTGAGGTGCGATCAACACGGGCAGGAAAAATGGCGAGCGCTGCGAAGATAGGCGAAGGACTCGCGAACGACGCGAATCATTTGTAATCTTGTGGAGAtgggctttttttttctttgcgtTAGTCTTTGTGCCCCGTCGCAGAATCAAATAGCGATTTTTCACCACTTCCCGGGGCCACATCGGTGACTTTCCATCTTCGAAGCTAGCGGTTGTGGGTTTAGTTTTTCAGGCCCGCGGCGGCGCTTTGTcaacacgaaacggaaaacggcaaacggcgcTGTTTACGTTGTACCGTAGTGTGGCGGAGGTTTTATTGGATTTTTCCCAGGGCCTCATGCGACATGACACGAGCTCTAATGAATGCGGAAAAAGCGGAATTATTTGCATTGGAATCATGGGTGTATTCGAGAGCCCCGACGGCGATCGGACCGAGTGGCACTCTGACCTTGTGCCGCCGGTGAACCAATTGATTGCTGTCACGTGGGTTTCGCTCTTATGTCACGTCATTATGGAACTGATTACGTTAATTATTGGCAACGCCGTGGCATTGCAGAAATGGCATGGCATTTAACGGAATTTCGCTTTCCATCGACAGAAATGATGAACGATCTCTCTATAGCGAAATTGGAACCACCGAGCGCTAATTTCAGGCATGACACGTTACACGAATTTGCTATACTGGATGACCATTCAGGAGCAGACAACATCGGTCCTATCGGTGGATGCAACTCCCAAGTATTTATCAACTGTGGAACCCTCTATGCCACTCTCTAGCACTGTCGCCCTTGACCACTGCCACGGCTCCGATTGgataacttttttgttttaaataatttcatcaaGCGCTCGAACGGTGGTCCAGTAAATCAGCCCCGACGTTATTTAGCCAAAACCTGCCCGCTCAAATGTCCCGACGGGGTGCCCTTAGTTTGCCCTGGTTGGACGCAAATCTTCGTTGCGTCGGATAATCGGGACGGGCTGTCATGGAAAGTGGGTTTATGGTTGCGTTTTTGGAGACACTTcgctgcgctgtgtgtgtttctgtggcTTACCGTTTATCACATGCACCAGTACGCTGCTGCCCTCGGCCGACGTCGGAAGACACGTATAGTTGCCCGTGTCAGACAATTTGGCACCGAGAATTTTCAGACTGCAAGAAGAGTAATTAAAATTGTGTTATTAACCGTGGGCACGTGAGCGTTGCCGCCGATGCCCGAGAAGGGAAGTGAAGCTTTTTAGTATGCATATAACTGGAAATGGCAGCCCCTGGGTTTTCGTGAGTTTGGGTGTGTACATAGCTTTCGAGCACATCCACAGCGGAGCGCTCGTTACCGCTATGTAGTGGATGGAGCTCACAAACCGAGCCCGTGATTGAATCAACAGGAGCTTAATGCATTCGCCAACCACACGCCAACAATGCAGCCCGGTTCCGGGCTCCCTTCGTCATGATGGAGCATGTGTAAACTGGTGGTGCACGCAGAAATAAAttcccggcccagcccagcccaacccAGCCCGACCATACCCGAGACCCAATGACAACTGGGGGATCGTTTGTACAGGGCAAATTGAGTTTGCGTTCGGCGCAGGGAATGGGCGTTTAATTATGAGAACGGTGCGGCGGGACGTACCGTGATGTAAGCGCTTCCGTCCACTTAAGTTCGACCGATATTCGATGTAGATATGCTAATGATGGATCACTAGACTGCAGTAGTACCGGCTGCACGAGGCTCGATCCTGTGTGAAGAAATTTTAATTAGCCTAATGAGGTAGGGAATATTCATCGGATTTAAGCTGAGAACTGCCACAATGGCGAGGCGGTAGCGAGTGAAGTGAGAAAGCCATCAACTGGAGTATCTCGCCCTGGCGCTGTAACTTGTTTTGGCAACCGATCTTGATGGcttattgttttgcattttccacccGACAGTGCACTTGAGGTGTACCATCGAAGTGAAAGCTTTGCAAGCTACCGTTTGCGGCCCAAGCTTACCTCGATACCAATAGATTGTCCCTAGGTCGTGTGGTCCCTGGCTGATGATGCACGTCAGCGTAACGATGCTGCCCATTTTTACGTATAGATCCGTTGGTCCAAGGATAATGGCTTTCGCTTCTatacaaaaaagaaagaaaaccgcGGAAAGATATGTCTCAATCTGCTGCTCGATTCGCCGCCCGAAGGTTACGGTCCGAAAGTACCTACCTACTACGTTCAGGCGAAACGCCATGGACATCTTTGGCTCCGTGTTCACCTGACACTCGTATATGCCGGAGTCCCTTTGCTGGGCAAATTTTATTTGCAGCGTCCAGTTCTCCGCTTTCTCGGATCGTATCACCTGCGGTCGGGGAACGAGGGCAATAAGATTAGGATTTATGTGGACATTTTCATAATTATATCGCAACAGATTAAGGAGTTgaaactaaactaaactaaatGAACGCTTGagctacatttttttttccttatCACACGCGAACGTTAATCTGATTACAAAATTTCGAACCATCGCGGTTCAACCGAGGGCGAACTCACCTGAAAGCGCTCGTCTGAAGTGTAGACGGCGGTTCCTGCAGACAGGATGTGTAGATCCCGTTTCCGAATCCATGAGACCTGCCGGGAGCGGTTATGTTAATGTGCTGTTCGCGAAGTTACAGTCGTTTGTTACAAtcgatgtttattttcgtacacacttcacacttctgcaaaccgaaatTTGCTGCGAtaatgtttgttgtgttgtgtttcaaaCATCGATACCAAATCTTCTCGCAAAACCCGGccaatttatttttgtttttcccgtaCGAGCCGCTAcggctgatgctgctgctcaggAGCCTTGAAAAGCACTTTTTCACGAGTTTGTTTACAAATCTTTCCACCCTCGTAACGTTGTGCTTTTTTACGCTCCAACCACCCCGTCGCCAGGAACAATATAATGTCTCGTTTGTAAACTTTCTCCGTGTTGGGAGCTCCGGCTCAGAAGGGGAGCCCAGCGCGCAGCGTGTGGGCTCCGTTATGGAAAGAGTACGGCATAAATCCCACCTGCGTCAGTAACAGGTTATCAATCTGCTTTGCAGCACATTCTTGGGCGCTCGGTTCTGGGCACTTTTCCGGAACCAGTTACCAGGACGGGCGTGTCATGCATTTTCCGACGCACGGAAATCCCTCACCGAAAGAGGCCGACTGAGTGAGGAAGAAAGGTGGCAATTTCGCCATTCAGCCCTCAAGTAGGAAGTGATGTGTCAGCCTCAACCCACACGCAGAcgatcgttttgttggaacggcaccaaaaaaaagggaactgTGATTGGATCGATGGGCTCTTACGCAGCATGAAtgtgccggttgccggttcggCGGCGTTCATCATGCTCGCTGATATCATTTGTTAGGGTGCTTCACGTGGTTCCAggaaaaatcaatcgaaaaaaaTGCTGCCCATCACCGGAGGACGCACAGGCCTGCCTGTCGGAGGGTGACTAATTTAGCAGATGATCTCAAATACAACGAAACGGCCTTGGGGCGCTCATTTTCAAGGACACGGCAAAGATCCGGAGCGAAAGCTTTCGAATTGAAACTAAATTTATTGCGCACATCGGGGCCAGtgaatcagcagcagccctaCGCACTACGGGCTGGCCGCCACAAACGGACCGTAATTGAAATTAGGGCAACATAAAGCACCGCCGCTAATGGTTCCTTACCGATTTGTCACCCATTTGCTCGACCCGGCAGTTGATGAACGCCGTTTGTCCCACGCGGGTCGTAATGTTCCGAGGCACATCAAAATCGAAGTACGGGTGGGGTGAAAATTTTTTAACGACTCGATTTTCCTGGGCCGTCGCCATATGTTGATTTACAGCTGTAACGGAACAGAGGGAAAAGACGACCAGAAGCTATATTTGGATCGCGTACGCTCAACGGGTATGGGTAATAAAAcagaaatatttaaaaaaaaacaagttgcTGTTGAACATTTGGTGCAAAAAGGTTTGTGtatcattttaaatttaatcaataaaCATTTATCTTACAAGattaaagaaaatcaataCGCCCAAGCTGGGAAAAAGGTGCTGGCACATAGATTTCTTTAATTCCATACATTTTTTACAAAGGCGCTCCAATTTTCGTGCTCGAATGTAATTCATACATTTACCCCaaaattttattatattggttttttttttttaaatatatgtataaatattttgcaaataTTGAAACTACCCGAGCACTTTCTATTTGACTTTTTGTTCTACTTTATCGTTGCATTTAGCTTAAGGACAAGATGCATCAAATGGCACAAAGGCATTGTTTGCTCTCTTGAAGGCAAAGTATATATGTATTGCAGATCTGCTCTCTTAGACGTTTCTCTCGCGACTGACTCTTTCGCGTTTCGCCAGTTCCGTGTTGCCAGTTGAACAAGCGCCCcatcccgccgccgggttgccaGTCCAACTTTACAATCGGCCGTCCTGATCAGGCAACAGTCCCTGATGCCTGTTCtcccgcttcttcttctgatGCTTCTTCATCCGATAGATCTTCGTTGTTCTTACTATAGGCCCACAACCTCATATTATCCTCACTGGTTGCCGTGACGTTTGGGCCTTCACTCCCGGATTCCTTCAACCTCTCGACCTTGTACCGTCCATTCCGATTGACCTGTGTCACTCTATACGGTCCTAGGTACTCGCTTGCCATTTTTCGTCCCGCTACAAACTGCGTCCTTTTAATGGCCACTAAATCGCCTACGACGTATCCTCTAGCAGGCTTCCTTTTAgcattgtaatattttttataaCTTCCTTGAGCCCTTTCAATCGCCTGCTTAGCTTCTCGTCGTAAGGTGTCCCTCTCACTATCAAATTCTTCAAACATTTCCTGCTGAACTAATGAAGTTATCTGATCATCACTCTGATTTAACATCTTGATTCCGAATAATAATTCGAATGGAGTTCGTTTTGTTGCACTGCTTACGTTAGCGTTGATGGCTCTTTGAACTCGCGAGACGTACTTGTACCAATGGGTGGAATCATCAGCAGACACTTTAGCTAGCAATGATATTACGGTTCGATTCATCCTTTCAACCTGCCCATTTCCTCGTGGTACACCTGTAGTCGAGACAACATGCTCGATATTATTTTCTCGAATATACTCTGCAAACAGATTGGCTGTAAATGCCGCTCCTCGATCTGTTATAATCCTAGCTGGGTTCCCAAATATTGCAGACCACATCTTCAATTGCCGCAATGTCTCTTCGCAGTTCGTAGTTTTAGTTGGGTAAAGCCACGTAAATTTAGAAAACCCATCAATCATCGTTAAGATGTACTTATACTGTTTGGACGTTGCGTCCATCGGGCCAATGTGATCGAAGTGTAACGTGTTCAATGGCCTGTCGCCTTTGTCAATACACTGCAGAAATCCTTCCTTCCGCCCTAGTTTTTTACTAAACATGATGCAACGCACGCAATTATTCACTATTTCAGTGACCTTTCTTTCTAAATGCGGGATCCAGTACTTCTGCCTAATGTAATGGATCGTTTTCTTATTTGCAAAGTGTCCTTCGTTATGCGCGTCGTAAATAATTTGTCTCTCCATTTTTCTAGGGACTACAATTACGTCCTGACCTTCTACGTGCTTATATAATAAATCACCTTTCATCTTGTAACCTTCATAGGGCCTAGTTTTAAGCATTTCTACTATAGCCTTTACCTGTTCGTCATCTCGCtggtttttaatcaaaacccCCGTTATCCCTGACATTATCGTTCCAACAAAGTTAGGGTATCGGCTTAGACAATCTACATGTTTCATTCTTGCACCCACTCGATGCTCTGTCTCAAATTCAAAATCTTGTAAGTATAGTACCCAAGGTACCACTTCCTTAGGCACGTCCGCCTTCTTAAGGGTTTGTTTGAAAGCGCTACAGTCGGTTACTAGCTTAAATCGCACTCCTAACAAATAATGTCGGAACTTCCTGATTGCCAA
It includes:
- the LOC128271023 gene encoding zwei Ig domain protein zig-8-like, with the protein product MQYIIIGGLFMLATFHFNERTAMAVNQHMATAQENRVVKKFSPHPYFDFDVPRNITTRVGQTAFINCRVEQMGDKSVSWIRKRDLHILSAGTAVYTSDERFQVIRSEKAENWTLQIKFAQQRDSGIYECQVNTEPKMSMAFRLNVVEAKAIILGPTDLYVKMGSIVTLTCIISQGPHDLGTIYWYRGSSLVQPVLLQSSDPSLAYLHRISVELKWTEALTSRLKILGAKLSDTGNYTCLPTSAEGSSVLVHVINGEHPAAMQRGCATTTNGNHRRSIQLLAAMLAVLLLALHPGVLRGELGQPVPTGDGDRTPQRTPAPAQDSSGCKVIPRRPRGTISSSTAA